The following are encoded in a window of Lactobacillus intestinalis genomic DNA:
- a CDS encoding N-acetylmuramoyl-L-alanine amidase produces the protein MRERRENRRRSFSLIWLGLLVIVIFCGLFFPEIPNINTYINSNNEHHLLITKVKIAGDAPIKYRHNHPEGVVISQTIKRTDTVHAYVSKDGVIQMHLPSKSATDSHSKINTRYIQVGVGEEDNAPNFAKSMDNAAIYTANLMHKYHLKPDATSYNNRTLYSLNDLVHSKNSTNLDDYFGRFGYSSVQFYNLVSQYYYNKAIIPPFGLPIFERLIIVLKIFGIIGGFVLIIISIFLPSAFWKRWWQ, from the coding sequence ATGAGAGAACGTAGAGAAAATAGGCGGAGAAGCTTTAGTCTCATTTGGCTAGGGTTATTAGTGATTGTCATCTTTTGTGGCTTGTTTTTCCCCGAAATTCCTAACATTAATACATACATCAATTCAAATAACGAACATCATTTACTGATTACAAAAGTTAAGATTGCAGGAGATGCTCCAATTAAGTATCGACATAATCATCCTGAAGGGGTGGTAATCAGTCAAACGATTAAAAGAACTGACACCGTTCATGCTTATGTAAGTAAAGACGGTGTTATTCAAATGCATTTACCAAGTAAAAGTGCTACTGATTCTCATAGTAAAATCAATACCCGTTATATTCAAGTGGGGGTAGGAGAAGAAGATAATGCTCCTAATTTTGCTAAAAGTATGGATAATGCAGCAATTTATACGGCTAATTTGATGCATAAATATCACCTAAAGCCTGATGCAACTAGCTATAATAATCGTACTTTGTATTCTTTAAATGATTTAGTTCATAGTAAAAATAGTACTAATTTAGATGATTATTTTGGTCGCTTTGGTTATAGCAGTGTGCAATTTTATAATTTGGTGAGTCAATATTACTATAATAAGGCAATTATCCCACCATTTGGATTGCCAATCTTTGAACGGCTAATTATAGTGTTGAAGATTTTTGGGATAATTGGAGGATTTGTGCTGATTATAATCAGTATTTTTTTACCAAGTGCCTTTTGGAAAAGATGGTGGCAATAG
- a CDS encoding nuclease-related domain-containing protein codes for MTVNKDLDQQIIAVQKEMSGDKKIAESEKYQQINGKISSILDNEIKKIQAKRPNFWVPLIILLIIMGIISAVLHFGRSRFWLVLVISIAILAVEYLGYDFWRRSRVEKNYSELLQIQGKIEKTKGNFNPKYLDLENKRVDLLDKIDEIFDKDGDNEQAYHVLRSKYGDLLIRDIFDKNGFRHYQIVYSLDGKIEQVREFSISRAGYLLTLYEDGNIKKREFHGESGTVLSLKKYDDLYNVTDKIGVIKDQYVRDIAAKVKEIDKIKKNTPTCTYNWFEYKKISDDQAAESLKEAEYIGRMKEGKEENPAEQLDHDLTDKNLEGISTINELYSDYDEEVEKLYSKVEALKQNNYSVYKSLTDLSWFLRPVEVFAGESKKKIWNHLSDILALNAAQAEVVKQLEKSDDVYIINNLILPLGEGVTTKIDHLAITPAGIFIIETKARNIEDGRIYRAKNELDKAAIRKQITLHKDAIYNQLKIASRGFFASNAVEQILNKDAIRSLIVIVNRDNPQKQDFLIDNPNFYREYDRSLIINPSEIGHVIHRNTSGINLDADARKMVAAALEPNARLVDREQLGYDFFPYLNDLKGQEYSGQIWNQLKGIADLQKIISDLSELVEKLIEFEREYQTYESLHAILPYFTDHIPDEEKQLTGKVKDIIDELSQVVHQQNNLLDKTEKTVDEAVVGYSDRIKTLQHIEETNLDAVVPIALAVVISTLVGTMF; via the coding sequence GTGACTGTAAATAAAGATTTGGATCAACAGATTATCGCCGTTCAAAAAGAGATGAGTGGAGATAAAAAAATTGCCGAATCAGAAAAATACCAACAAATTAATGGAAAGATTTCTTCAATCTTGGATAATGAAATTAAAAAAATCCAAGCTAAGAGACCTAATTTTTGGGTACCATTAATTATTTTGCTGATTATTATGGGGATTATTTCTGCTGTTCTTCATTTTGGAAGAAGTAGATTTTGGCTGGTTTTAGTAATTAGTATTGCGATTTTAGCTGTAGAATATTTAGGCTATGATTTTTGGCGTAGAAGTCGTGTGGAAAAGAACTATAGCGAGCTTTTACAAATTCAAGGAAAAATCGAAAAGACTAAGGGAAACTTTAATCCTAAATATCTTGACTTAGAAAATAAGCGTGTCGATTTACTAGATAAAATTGATGAAATTTTTGATAAAGATGGGGATAATGAGCAAGCATATCACGTCTTAAGATCAAAATATGGTGACTTGCTCATTCGGGATATTTTTGATAAAAACGGTTTTCGTCATTATCAAATTGTCTACTCTCTTGATGGGAAAATTGAACAAGTACGGGAATTTTCTATCAGTAGAGCAGGTTATTTGTTGACCCTTTATGAAGATGGCAATATCAAAAAGCGCGAATTTCACGGTGAAAGTGGAACTGTCTTATCATTGAAAAAATATGATGATTTGTACAATGTGACCGACAAAATTGGTGTAATCAAAGATCAATATGTAAGGGATATTGCTGCTAAAGTTAAGGAAATTGATAAGATCAAGAAAAATACTCCTACTTGTACTTATAATTGGTTTGAATATAAGAAAATTTCAGATGATCAAGCAGCTGAATCTCTTAAGGAAGCTGAATACATTGGTCGAATGAAAGAAGGAAAAGAAGAAAATCCTGCTGAGCAACTTGATCATGACTTAACTGACAAGAATTTAGAGGGAATTAGCACTATAAATGAGCTTTACTCTGACTATGACGAAGAAGTAGAAAAACTTTATTCTAAAGTAGAAGCTTTAAAACAAAATAATTACAGTGTATATAAGTCACTGACTGATCTCAGTTGGTTTTTGAGACCGGTGGAGGTGTTTGCTGGAGAATCTAAAAAGAAGATTTGGAATCACCTTAGTGATATTTTGGCTTTAAATGCTGCTCAAGCTGAAGTTGTAAAGCAGTTGGAAAAATCAGATGATGTTTATATAATTAATAATTTGATTTTACCTCTTGGAGAAGGAGTTACTACTAAAATTGATCATCTTGCTATCACCCCAGCAGGAATTTTTATCATTGAAACTAAGGCTCGCAATATTGAAGATGGCAGAATTTATCGAGCTAAAAATGAACTTGACAAGGCAGCAATTAGAAAGCAAATCACTCTCCATAAAGACGCTATTTATAATCAATTAAAAATTGCAAGTCGGGGATTTTTTGCTTCAAATGCAGTTGAACAAATTTTAAATAAAGATGCTATCCGCAGCCTAATCGTGATTGTAAATCGTGATAATCCCCAAAAACAAGATTTCTTAATTGATAATCCTAATTTTTATCGAGAATATGATCGCAGTTTGATTATTAATCCTAGTGAAATTGGACATGTGATTCACCGTAATACATCTGGCATTAATTTGGATGCCGATGCTCGTAAGATGGTGGCTGCTGCACTTGAACCAAATGCTAGATTAGTAGATAGAGAACAATTGGGGTATGATTTCTTCCCATATCTTAATGATTTAAAGGGACAAGAATATAGTGGACAAATTTGGAATCAGTTGAAGGGGATTGCGGATCTTCAAAAGATTATTTCAGATTTAAGTGAATTAGTTGAAAAATTGATTGAATTTGAAAGAGAATATCAAACTTATGAATCTTTACATGCAATTTTACCTTATTTCACTGATCATATTCCTGATGAAGAAAAGCAACTCACTGGAAAAGTAAAGGATATAATAGATGAATTAAGCCAAGTCGTTCATCAACAAAATAATCTACTAGATAAGACTGAAAAAACTGTTGATGAAGCTGTAGTTGGATATAGTGACCGTATTAAAACTTTACAGCATATTGAAGAAACAAATCTTGATGCTGTAGTTCCAATTGCACTGGCTGTGGTGATCAGTACTTTAGTTGGCACAATGTTTTAA